TTGTGATTCCATGTCATCGTGTTATCAACGCAAGTGGAGATTTAGGGGGATATGGGGGTGGTATCGCTCGTAAAAAATGGCTGATTAATCATGAGAAACAAGGAGTGTAAATAATGATTCTAGGGGTTGATGGTAAAAGGCGCTGTTTTGGGGGCAAGCCAGGAAAAGAATTCTATGGCGACTACCATGATCATGAGTGGGGCGTTCCTTCCCACGACGATCAGCATTTATTTGAGATGCTTATTCTTGAAGGAGCTCAAGCGGGGCTTAGCTGGGAAACGATTTTAAAAAGACGCGAAGGATATCGTCAGGCTTTTCATAATTTCGATCCTGTCAAAGTTGCAGCGATGGATGATGAGACCCTAGAGTCTTTGCGTCATAACCCTGACATTATTCGTAACCGTTTAAAAATTTATGGGGCACGTCAGAATGCGCAGGCTTTCCTAAAAATTCAGAAAGAATTCGGATCTTTTAATCGTTACGTTTGGAAGTTTGTGAATGACAAACCCATTGTAAATCATTGGCAGAAAATGGCAGATGTCCCCGCTAAAACAGCTGAAAGTGATGCTCTGTCAAAGAATCTTAAAAAGCGTGGCATGACTTTTGTAGGATCAACAATTATTTATGCGTATATGCAAGCGATAGGCATGGTAAACGATCACATCCTTAGTTGTTGGCGCAACGGAAAAAATTCTTAAGATTCTTCATTTTTGCAAAGAATGGGAAGCTATTCTTGAGAAAAATTTTAGTCTTTGTGTTCATCGGAGTAATTTCTCTTCATTAATGTAATTTACCATGGGCGCAAATGAACGTGTGTCTAAGAATTATCAGCTTGATCCTCAATTGACAGAGCAGGAACACTCGTGCTTTTAAGGTGAGGTCTTGGTTTTGACCACTTAAATTTTCTGCCTGGCTTAGGATCTTTTTCCGCATCGGAAGAGCTTGAAGAAGAAGCTTGTGAGCTTTCTAACGTCGCTTTAGATTCAAAGCTCGAAATTTTAAAATCTGCAAGTAAATGACTTAACGCATCAATTTCATGGTTAAAGGACGCCTCGGTAAATCCAAAAAAAGTTCTTACAATGGACTTTAAATCGACATCTGAAGGGATCTCAGAAGAGAGGGAAACAATAAAGCCGACATCTGATAGTAAACGATGAACTCTTTCGTTATAGATAGTCCTCACGATTTTTTGATGGCGCTTAACAAACTGAATAAAGTTATTTACGAGAGTGGCTGTTGTTTCAAAATAGAGGTGTACCCGTGCAAGTTTAGAGTCATCCTCTCTGAGTTGTTGCGTGAGAACGGTATGCTTTTCTCGAAAGCGCATTTTAAAATCATTAATAT
The sequence above is drawn from the Candidatus Nucleicultrix amoebiphila FS5 genome and encodes:
- a CDS encoding DNA-3-methyladenine glycosylase I, with product MILGVDGKRRCFGGKPGKEFYGDYHDHEWGVPSHDDQHLFEMLILEGAQAGLSWETILKRREGYRQAFHNFDPVKVAAMDDETLESLRHNPDIIRNRLKIYGARQNAQAFLKIQKEFGSFNRYVWKFVNDKPIVNHWQKMADVPAKTAESDALSKNLKKRGMTFVGSTIIYAYMQAIGMVNDHILSCWRNGKNS